From Bradyrhizobium sp. sBnM-33:
TCCTCCGCGGCGATACCAACCCCGGTATCGGTGACATTCAGCAACAGCCGAGATCCTTCGACCGCCGCGGAAACCGTCACGCTGCCGCCGCGCTCGGTGAACTTGATGGCGTTGGTGATGAGGTTCAGCGCTATCTGCTTGAACGCGCGGGGATCGCCGTTCATCACGGGCAAGTCCTCCGATGCGCGGGTGATCAGGTCGACGCCGTTGTCGCGCGCCTTCAGCGCCAGCAAATTGCAGCAGTGCAACAGTGCCGCGCGCGGCGCGAACGGCTCCGGCGAAATCTCGAAATTACCGGTTTCCATCTTGGACATATCGAGGATGCCGTTGACGACCGACAGCAGATGCTGGCCGGAATCGTTGATCAACTGCGCATATTCCCTGCGGCGCGCGGCGTCGATCATCATCGCCTCTTCGTGCACGATCATCTCGGAGAAGCCGATGATGGCGTTCAGCGGCGTGCGCAGTTCGTGGCTCATGGTGGCCAGGAACCGCGTCTTGGAGGCATCCGCCTGCTCGGCGGCAGTACGCGCCATTTCAAGGGCCTGCTCTTGGATCTTGCGGTCGGTGATGTCGCGCATCACGGCAACAACCTCGGCCTCGGGCGAAACCTGCTCGAGCGGCCGGCAACGCATCTCGACCCAGATGAAATCGGCGGAAGCATTCTGGCCGCGAGGCGCGTCGCGGCGCAGGCGGAATTCGACGCTGCGCTGCTCGCTGCCGCGTGCAGCATCCGACAGGGCGGTGAGATAGGCCGGACGATCGGCGACATGGACGCGGTCGAACAGCCCATGGCCGGTGAGCCGGGCGCCCGGGGTGCCGAGCATGGCTTCCGCCGCCGGCGAAATGAACTCCACGGCGCCGCTGCGGTTGTGACGCGAAATCACGTCGCTCATGTTTCGCGCAAGCAAACGGTAGCGGTCTTCCTCGAGATAAAGCAGCGACACGGAAGTGCGCGCCAGCGATTCCGCGCTAACGGCCAGTCCCGCCGCATAGAGCGTTGCCGAAGCAACGCCGGCACCCATCAGAACGCCGTGCAGCGCCGCGTTCGGCTCCGCCATCGGCAGCAGGTGAAAATGCCCGAGCGCGATCAGCAAGGCGGCGCATGACAACGCAAGCGCAGAGGCAAATACGACTACGCGGCGCGAGGCCGACAGCGCCGCTTCCAGGGGAACGACGATGAGCCAGACCGCGGCGAACGATTCGATGCCGCCGGTGGTCACGGCGACCATCATGACAAGTCCCGCCAGCGCCAGCGCGGATAAGATATGCGCGCCCTCGTAGCGGCCGGTGCGCGACAGGAACCAGGACAACAGGATGGGTGCGATCAGCCAGGCGAAGGCAGCGACCTCGAGCGCCGTGGGCGCCCCGCGCATCGCCAGATAGACCGGAAAGGCCGCAAGCGCCACCAGGCTGCCGAGCAGCCGCGGCGCCATGAAAGCGCGATGGCGCGCACGCGTCAGCGCATCATATCGTGCCGAGGGATGCACCAGCGCATCGAGACAATCGCGGATGATACTCAAAACGGTCACGGCTCTCGCGCTTCGGCTTGTTCGTCAGACAGACGCGCCGGAACGCCCCCTCAATCTTTGCGTCACCGTGTCAGAGTGAGCTTAAGCGAACGCTAAGGCCCGGCGCATGGCCGACCAACAACGCACATCCGCGGAGGTTTGACGTCTCACGCGACGGTCATTCGACCCGGATGGTGAACGACAGGTTTCCAGCGCGGTCGAAACTATGGTTTCGAAATGGTGGATACGCGAGCGGCGCGAACTTTTCGCGCGGCGCTGGTCGTCAATCGAAAATTTACGCCGAATCGAATCGTTGCGGTTTTCAGAAAATTTTCGGCGATTTTACCTCAATGCAAACACTTGCGATTTATCGAGGGCTGTTAGTCAGAAACAAAGCTAGCGGACTTAACCGCAACACAACCATAAGAGACGACCGGGGTCGCGAGATGTTTTTTCTGCTTCGCATGGCATTCTGGCTCGGGCTCGTGCTCGTGCTGTTGCCCAGAGAAAAGACGGCTGAATCGGACAAGGTGCCGCAGATCGGCGCGTCCGAAGCCGTATCGGCTGCGACCGCCGCCGTCTCCGACATGGGCCAGTTCTGTAGGCGCCAGCCGGCGGCCTGCGAGGTCGGTGGCCAGGCCGCCACCGCGATCGGCCAGCGCGCCCAGGACGGGGCCCGCCAATTGTACAAGATCATCACCGACAAGAAGCCGGAGCCTCCCACCGTCCCCGACAAGAAGCCCGACCATACCAGCTCAATCGGCACCGCCGGCGACGCCGAGGCAGTGATCGCGGCCGCCTCGCCCGCCGACGCGCTGACGGAGGACGATATGGCGATCGAATGGCGGATGCCGCGGATGCCGTTGGCTTCAAAATAAGGCCGCGGAACCGGGTCCGTTCCGTCGCTTTCGTTCAATCCGCATCCTATATAAGACTTACGA
This genomic window contains:
- a CDS encoding PAS domain-containing sensor histidine kinase, encoding MTVLSIIRDCLDALVHPSARYDALTRARHRAFMAPRLLGSLVALAAFPVYLAMRGAPTALEVAAFAWLIAPILLSWFLSRTGRYEGAHILSALALAGLVMMVAVTTGGIESFAAVWLIVVPLEAALSASRRVVVFASALALSCAALLIALGHFHLLPMAEPNAALHGVLMGAGVASATLYAAGLAVSAESLARTSVSLLYLEEDRYRLLARNMSDVISRHNRSGAVEFISPAAEAMLGTPGARLTGHGLFDRVHVADRPAYLTALSDAARGSEQRSVEFRLRRDAPRGQNASADFIWVEMRCRPLEQVSPEAEVVAVMRDITDRKIQEQALEMARTAAEQADASKTRFLATMSHELRTPLNAIIGFSEMIVHEEAMMIDAARRREYAQLINDSGQHLLSVVNGILDMSKMETGNFEISPEPFAPRAALLHCCNLLALKARDNGVDLITRASEDLPVMNGDPRAFKQIALNLITNAIKFTERGGSVTVSAAVEGSRLLLNVTDTGVGIAAEDLARIGDPFFQAGKTYQRKHEGTGLGLSIVKGLVGLHNGEMTVQSSVGEGTTVAVTLPLDFAPSLTTSNNVATLKPALRPESHDEVHQVKKRA
- a CDS encoding DUF5330 domain-containing protein, encoding MFFLLRMAFWLGLVLVLLPREKTAESDKVPQIGASEAVSAATAAVSDMGQFCRRQPAACEVGGQAATAIGQRAQDGARQLYKIITDKKPEPPTVPDKKPDHTSSIGTAGDAEAVIAAASPADALTEDDMAIEWRMPRMPLASK